One genomic segment of Syngnathus acus chromosome 1, fSynAcu1.2, whole genome shotgun sequence includes these proteins:
- the LOC119127531 gene encoding CDGSH iron-sulfur domain-containing protein 3, mitochondrial-like, whose protein sequence is MNMVWRGLQHFRRPQQLLLAPSKLEHIRPESTQPVPAARLPYRVQLCAGKRYAWCACGHSKKQPYCDGAHKTKAPNISPLRFTSDKDKTVLLCACKQTTNAPYCDGSHFKVIYNDVVKSVKRLFN, encoded by the exons ATGAACATGGTCTGGAGGGGTTTGCAACATTTTAGACGACCTCAGCAGCTCTTACTTGCTCCCTCCAAGTTG GAGCACATTCGTCCTGAGTCTACACAGCCTGTCCCTGCAGCTCGGTTGCCGTACAGGGTGCAACTGTGCGCTGGAAAACGCTATGCCTGGTGTGCATGTGGGCACAGCAAGAAACAG ccTTACTGTGATGGCGCTCACAAGACCAAAGCACCAAACATTTCTCCACTCCGCTTCACCTCTGACAAAGACAAGACTGTCCTGCTGTGTGCATGcaagcaaacaacaaatgCTCCTTATTGTGATGGCTCTCATTTCAAAGTCATCTACAATGATGTAGTGAAGTCAGTCAAGAGACTGTTTAACTGA
- the LOC119127512 gene encoding polycomb complex protein BMI-1-A-like produces the protein MEKMQPNRIKITDLNSHLTCPLCAGYLVDATTIVECLHSFCKTCIVAFLETNKFCPRCDVQVHKTCPQLSIKADKTLQDVVYKLVPGLFKDEMKRRRDFYSETRVLEPGEVVETFNIAEDEIISLSIQFYERNKTTERQCAEVDKDKSNGKRFLQCPAAMSVMHLAKFLRSKMDIPSNYRVEVLYGDEPLKDYYTLMDIAYFYEWRRTGPIPLQYLVKPTRKRRRPSQSAVQGHSDGVNTSPTSESDSQSDKVHSPASAPLPRASTQSCPAPHSLSPTIQNSNGTTVPNNTQRHALSSKQGGSARKVTVNGTSSAASKEDARGGEKSGMPPTT, from the exons ATGGAGAAAATGCAGCCCAATAGGATTAAAATCACAGACCTGAATTCACATCTCACTTGTCCACTATGTGCTGGTTACTTGGTTGATGCTACGACCATTGTAGAATGTCTCCATTCCT TTTGTAAAACATGCATCGTTGCCTTCTTGGAGACCAACAAATTCTGCCCTCGATGCGACGTCCAGGTTCACAAGACATGTCCACAGCTCAGCATCAA AGCTGACAAAACCCTCCAAGATGTAGTATACAAGCTTGTTCCGGGGTTGTTCAAAG ATGAGATGAAGCGGAGGCGAGATTTCTACTCCGAGACTCGTGTTCTGGAACCAGGGGAAGTGGTGGAGACGTTTAACATTGCAGAGGATGAAATCATCAGTCTGTCAATACAGTTCTACGAGAGGAACAA AACTACCGAGAGGCAGTGTGCAGAGGTGGATAAAGACAAG TCCAACGGTAAACGCTTCCTGCAGTGCCCAGCAGCCATGTCCGTCATGCACTTAGCGAAGTTCCTCAGAAGTAAAATGGATATACCCAGCAACTACAGG gtaGAGGTATTGTACGGGGATGAACCTCTGAAAGACTACTACACGCTAATGGACATTGCCTACTTCTATGAATGGAGACGG ACTGGGCCCATTCCCCTGCAGTACCTGGTCAAGCCCACTAGGAAGCGTAGGAGGCCGTCTCAGTCTGCCGTCCAGGGCCACTCTGATGGCGTCAACACCAGCCCAACCTCAGAGAGCGATTCCCAAAGCGACAAAGTCCACAGTCCTGCTTCAGCGCCGCTACCCCGAGCCTCCACGCAATCCTGTCCTGCGCCTCACAGCCTCTCTCCCACCATCCAGAACTCCAACGGTACCACTGTGCCCAACAACACTCAGCGACACGCTCTCTCCTCTAAACAGGGAGGCTCCGCTCGGAAGGTGACCGTCAACGGCACAAGCTCGGCGGCCAGCAAAGAGGATGCCaggggaggagaaaaaagtgGGATGCCGCCTACAACCTAA
- the LOC119127527 gene encoding CDGSH iron-sulfur domain-containing protein 3, mitochondrial-like: protein MSMEKMNILVAKLDHRWITSILEKSWIPMASKVHLSTIPPQPVIPSKKPFKVDLVGGKRYAWCTCGHSKKQPFCDGAHKSKAQGLSPLHFVPEKDVTVWLCGCKYTNNRPYCDGTHKQDFIVSAPLHEQT from the exons ATGtcaatggaaaaaatgaaCATCCTGGTGGCAAAATTAGATCACAGATGGATTACTTCAATTTTGGAAAAGTCTTGGATACCAATGGCCTCCAAG GTCCATCTCTCCACAATTCCTCCTCAACCGGTCATCCCCTCAAAGAAACCTTTCAAAGTGGATCTTGTCGGTGGGAAGCGTTACGCTTGGTGCACCTGTGGACACAGCAAGAAACAG CCTTTCTGTGATGGAGCACACAAGAGCAAAGCCCAGGGCTTGTCCCCACTACACTTTGTCCCGGAAAAAGACGTCACAGTTTGGCTGTGTGGCTGCAAATACACTAACAACCGTCCATACTGCGATGGCACGCACAAGCAGGACTTCATCGTGTCTGCCCCGCTGCATGAACAGACCTGA
- the LOC119127505 gene encoding phosphatidylinositol 5-phosphate 4-kinase type-2 beta-like, protein MSSNCTSAAPVSASKTKTKKKHFIGQKVKLFRASEPILSVLMWGVNHTINELSNVPVPVMLMPDDFKAYSKIKVDNHLFNKENLPSRFKFKEYCPMVFRNLRERFSIDDQDYQNSLTRSAPLNSDPQGRFGNRFLSSYDHRFVIKTVSSEDIAEMHNILKKYHQFIVECHGNTLLPQFLGMYRLTVDGVETYMVVTRNVFSHRLTVHRKYDLKGSTVSREASDKEKAKELPTLKDNDFLNEGHKLQIGDDNKKYFLEKLKHDVEFLATLKIMDYSLLVGIHDVERAEQEEMDVEAGADEEEYENDGMGGGALTGSFGTPPDSPGNPFNCAFLGPGDFDPSVDVYAIKSHDSTVKKVYFMAIIDILTHYDAKKKAAHAAKTVKHGAGAEISTVNPEQYSKRFYEFMSNILS, encoded by the exons ATGTCATCCAACTGCACCAGCGCAGCGCCTGTCAGCGCTAGCAAAACCAAGACGAAAAAGAAGCATTTTATAGgacaaaaagtgaaactgTTCCGTGCAAGCGAACCAATCCTCAGCGTTTTAATGTGGGGTGTGAATCACAcg ATTAACGAGTTAAGTAATGTGCCTGTACCTGTAATGCTGATGCCAGATGATTTTAAAGCCTACAGTAAGATCAAAGTGGACAACCACCTATTTAACAA AGAAAACCTTCCTAGTCGCTTTAAGTTCAAAGAATATTGTCCCATGGTGTTCCGAAACCTGAGGGAGAGGTTTTCCATCGATGACCAAGACTACCAG AACTCTCTGACGCGGAGTGCTCCCCTCAACAGCGACCCCCAGGGTCGTTTTGGCAATCGGTTCCTCTCCAGCTACGACCATCGATTTGTAATCAAAACTGTGTCCAGTGAGGACATCGCTGAGATGCACAACATCCTAAAAAAGTACCACCAG TTCATAGTGGAGTGTCATGGCAACACGCTGCTCCCTCAATTTCTGGGTATGTACAGGCTAACAGTGGACGGGGTGGAGACGTACATGGTAGTGACCCGGAATGTATTCAGCCATCGCCTCACTGTTCACCGCAAATACGACCTGAAG GGTTCCACAGTCTCAAGGGAAGCAAGTGACAAGGAAAAG GCAAAAGAGCTGCCCACTTTAAAAGATAACGACTTCCTGAATGAAGGCCATAAGCTGCAAATAGGAGACGACAACAAGAAGTACTTTTTGGAGAAGCTAAAACATGATGTGGAG TTCCTGGCCACTCTCAAGATCATGGATTACAGTCTTCTCGTGGGGATCCATGACGTGGAACGAGCAGAGCAGGAGGAGATGGATGTGGAGGCTGGTGCAGATGAAGAAGAGTATGAGAATGACGGGATGGGCGGAGGGGCGCTCACTGGCTCCTTTGGCACACCACCCGACAGCCCTGGAAACCCCTTTAACTGTGCATTCTTAGGGCCCGGCGACTTTGACCCCTCTGTTGATGTTTACGCAATCAAGAGCCATGACA GTACTGTCAAGAAGGTGTACTTCATGGCGATCATCGACATCCTCACACATTATGATGCGAAGAAAAAAGCTGCACACGCTGCCAAAACTGTGAAACACGGG GCAGGGGCCGAGATCTCAACGGTGAACCCCGAGCAGTACTCCAAGCGCTTCTATGAGTTCATGTCTAATATCTTGTCATAA